Proteins from a single region of Seriola aureovittata isolate HTS-2021-v1 ecotype China chromosome 9, ASM2101889v1, whole genome shotgun sequence:
- the LOC130174282 gene encoding vasopressin V2 receptor-like: MSVSMVTDSYPSIDWLVVSVTPAGSNVTGWQRDTLLAVAEVVVLAVILVMALLGNGLVLVVLLRRRLHHNPLHQFMLNLCLADLVVALFQVLPQLVWDAKGRFPGPDFVCRLVKYLQVLGMFASSYMIVAMTVDRHYAICCPLQAHRSGATQRWNTFILLAWGLSLLLSLPQVFIFSRSEVAPGVYECWGHFAESWGLKAYVTWMTLAVFILPVLVITVCQVRIFKEIHNNLYLKSERRLSPTSLPPSRRDSQRGGGGGGGGSRGRSSLSLYVSPLMYNNPVSHTSFDPGSTYHHLPLGPLRSDSITSHCDNQTYTAVHPAELQPDVLPGPAAPSAVCCPPPKAPAARGGEVSAAMSKTVRMTLVIVLVYSLCWAPFFSVQLWAAWDPDPPQNGAVFTLLMLLASLNSCTNPWIYSAFSSSVSPELRLLLLCRAHTPRRSSLPNDSTATHTSNS; encoded by the exons ATGTCAGTCTCCATGGTAACAGACTCATACCCGTCCATCGACTGGTTGGTGGTCTCTGTCACTCCGGCGGGTTCTAATGTCACAGGATGGCAGCGTGACACCCTGCTGGCAGTGGCCGAGGTGGTGGTGCTGGCGGTCATCTTGGTGATGGCGTTGCTCGGTAACGGGCTGGTGCTAGTGGTGTTGCTAAGGCGGAGACTACACCATAACCCACTGCACCAGTTCATGCTGAACCTCTGTCTGGCCGACCTGGTGGTGGCTCTGttccag GTGTTGCCTCAGCTGGTTTGGGACGCCAAGGGCCGCTTTCCTGGCCCTGACTTTGTGTGTCGTCTGGTGAAGTACCTGCAGGTGCTTGGGATGTTCGCCTCCTCCTATATGATCGTAGCCATGACGGTGGACCGCCACTACGCAAtctgctgccccctgcaggCGCACCGCAGCGGGGCCACCCAACGATGGAACACCTTCATACTGCTGGCCTGGGGgctgtcactgctgctcagCCTGCCACAG GTTTTCATCTTCTCCCGTTCAGAAGTGGCTCCAGGGGTGTATGAGTGTTGGGGACACTTTGCTGAGTCCTGGGGCCTCAAAGCCTACGTGACCTGGATGACCCTGGCTGTCTTCATCCTCCCAGTCCTCGTCATCACTGTCTGCCAG GTGCGAATCTTCAAGGAGATCCACAACAATCTGTACCTGAAGTCAGAGCGCCGCCTgtcccccacctccctccctccatccagaCGGGacagccagagaggaggagggggaggaggagggggcagcaGAGGGAGGTCCAGTCTCTCCCTGTATGTGTCACCCCTCATGTACAACAACCCTGTCAGTCACACCAGCTTTGACCCTGGATCCACCTATCACCACCTGCCCCTGGGTCCGCTCAGGTCCGACAGCATCACTTCACATTGTGATAATCAAACCTACACCGCTGTTCATCCTG CCGAGCTGCAGCCTGATGTGCTGCCTGGCCCTGCAGCGccctctgctgtctgctgcccCCCGCCAAAAGCCCCCGCTGCCCGGGGTGGGGAGGTATCAGCGGCCATGTCAAAGACAGTGAGGATGACGCTGGTCATAGTGCTCGTCTACTCTCTGTGCTGGGCCCCATTCTTTAGTGTTCAGCTGTGGGCTGCCTGGGACCCCGACCCACCTCAGAATg gtgcgGTGTTCACCTTGCTGATGCTGCTGGCCAGTCTGAACTCGTGCACCAACCCCTGGATCTACTCTGCGTTCTCCAGCAGCGTCTCTCCAGAGCtccgtctgctgctgctgtgccgCGCTCACACACCGCGCAGAAGCTCCTTGCCCAACGACTCCACCGCCACACACACCTCCAACTCCTGA
- the LOC130175226 gene encoding monocarboxylate transporter 1-like: protein MPPTLGGPVGYTPPEGGWGWAVVVGAFISIGFSYAFPKSITVFFKEIEVIFSATPSQVSWISSIMLAVMYAGGPISSILVNKYGSRPIIILGGCLAGSGLVAASFCNTVEQLYFFIGVVGGLGLAFNLNPALTMIGKYFYKRRPIANGIAMAGSPVFLSTLAPLNSWLYDEFGWRGSFLILGGLLLNCCVAGSLMRPIGPKPQPAKPDSEAGEGKAADSVQPQPKKTVLQTINSFIDLTLFKHRGFLLYLMGNSVMFFGLFAPLVFLSNFAKNKDISKEKAAFLLSVLAFVDMFARPSMGLLANTRWVRPRVQYFFAAAVLYNGVCHVLAPLSVDYTGFVVYAIFFGFAFGWLSAVLFETLMDLVGAQRFSSAVGLVTIVECGPVLLGPPLTGTFYNYYNHYSYTYITCGIILMVASVFLFVGMGINYHLLERERKEEERREREEPKEERTAMLAPPSPSKSDEEANEENSVPAAVTLDDVAKMDEDTV from the exons ATGCCTCCAACATTGGGTGGGCCTGTAGGGTACACTCCTCCTGAAGGTGGCTGGGGCTGGGCTGTGGTGGTGGGAGCCTTCATCTCCATTGGCTTCTCCTATGCCTTCCCCAAATCCATCACAGTGTTCTTCAAAGAGATAGAGGTCATCTTCAGTGCCACGCCCAGTCAGGTGTCCTGGATCTCCTCCATCATGCTGGCTGTCATGTACGCTGGAG GTCCAATCAGCAGTATCCTTGTGAACAAATACGGCAGTCGGCCAATCATTATACTCGGTGGCTGTCTGGCAGGGTCGGGTCTGGTCGCGGCCTCCTTCTGCAACACTGTGGAGCAGCTTTACTTCTTCATCGGAGTAGTGGGAG gttTGGGACTGGCGTTCAACTTGAATCCAGCCCTCACTATGATCGGTAAATACTTTTACAAGCGCCGGCCCATCGCCAACGGGATCGCTATGGCCGGCAGCCCCGTGTTCCTGTCCACCCTGGCTCCTCTCAACTCCTGGCTCTATGATGAGTTTGGGTGGAGAGGCAGCTTCCTCATCCTGGGCGGACTTCTGCTGAACTGCTGCGTGGCCGGTTCCCTCATGCGTCCCATCGGCCCCAAACCTCAGCCGGCAAAGCCTGACTCGGAAGCAGGTGAGGGCAAGGCGGCGGATTCAGTGCAGCCGCAGCCCAAGAAGACAGTCCTGCAGACCATCAACTCCTTCATCGACCTGACGCTGTTCAAACACCGCGGCTTCCTGCTGTACCTGATGGGCAACAGTGTCATGTTCTTCGGCCTCTTTGCTCCGCTTGTCTTCCTCTCTAATTTTGCCAAGAATAAAGATATCAGCAAGGAAAAGGCGGCTTTCCTGCTGTCAGTGCTGGCATTCGTTGACATGTTTGCCCGGCCCTCCATGGGCCTGCTGGCTAACACCAGGTGGGTCCGGCCTAGGGTGCAGTActtctttgctgctgctgtccttTACAACGGAGTGTGTCACGTGCTGGCGCCGCTGTCGGTGGACTACACTGGATTTGTAGTGTACGCCATCTTCTTCGGTTTTGCATTTGGCTGGCTGAGTGCCGTGTTGTTCGAGACACTGATGGACCTGGTGGGAGCTCAGAGGTTTTCTTCAGCCGTGGGTCTAGTCACTATAGTGGAGTGTGGACCAGTGCTGCTCGGCCCACCGCTAACAG GTACTTTCTATAACTACTACAACCACTATAGCTACACCTACATCACCTGTGGCATCATCCTCATGGTTGCAAGTGTGTTCCTCTTCGTGGGAATGGGCATCAACTACCACCTGCTGGAgcgagagaggaaagaggaggagagaagagaaagagaggagccCAAGGAGGAGCGTACCGCCATGTTGGCGCCCCCCTCTCCGTCTAAATCGGACGAGGAGGCGAACGAGGAGAACAGTGTACCGGCCGCTGTCACACTGGATGACGTCGCCAAGATGGATGAGGACACggtgtag